One genomic window of Polyangium aurulentum includes the following:
- a CDS encoding glycoside hydrolase family 36 protein — translation MRATNLRGELRYRTPAGHAVLWFGEAGPGIVEDANVRLHVTRGEDRFDLTVQARADVTVERIALEHRRRFLPADRFFLNGYQSWTDSREFGPEEAIPPFPPLLRPALERIFRLNRYGDYDFAERPGKNLHGFTYTYTRGEGAEEIELVGSLSEGEGFTVFYFDPDEGRVVIEKDASGLVLRRGAEWKAFRLHLDGGPQARVFSNYLARHLAENGLPLPSAPPRTGWTSWYYHYTNISEAIALKNLDAFVRRGVPIDVFQIDDGWQGAVGDWLVVNEKFPGGMRSLVDRIHAAGLSAGLWLAPFIAEKKSRLVAEHPEWLLRDARGRPLPAGNSALWSGDFHGLDIEHPGLRDHLKRVFDTVLAQWGFDLVKLDFLYGACLRPRPERTRGEVMTEAMTFLRELCGDKQILGCGVPLGPAFGRVDHCRIGPDVAHEWGNTMTRGTNLRDGISTIVALENAIGRRQLDGLAFRNDPDVFLLRPLSFEGEKFDPALALQELRYGKRRPLDAREQGTLFLLNHVFGSLVFTSDDLDEYDARTMALYLSAFPSRPKEDLTVRLVGPGPSFNTTGGFYEIRFRIGALRYLVLANLSELPARRSLDAPAFSVDEARKGRFHAAGEALMLPAHASICLLEEPGGEIALVGSEGHLFPGADIERFAVEGDAITIQRSAKARGTGKVLVRLGSGREGIRVNGTYVVATRHAGREGLVVLDGAALPVASA, via the coding sequence ATGCGAGCGACCAATCTCCGGGGCGAGCTGCGCTATCGCACGCCTGCTGGGCATGCCGTGCTCTGGTTCGGCGAGGCGGGGCCAGGCATCGTCGAGGACGCGAATGTGCGGCTCCACGTCACGCGCGGGGAGGACCGCTTCGACCTCACCGTGCAAGCGCGCGCGGACGTCACCGTCGAGCGCATCGCCCTCGAGCACCGCCGAAGGTTTCTCCCCGCGGATCGATTTTTCCTGAACGGTTACCAATCCTGGACCGATTCGCGCGAGTTCGGTCCGGAGGAGGCGATCCCGCCCTTCCCGCCGCTCCTCCGGCCCGCGCTGGAGAGGATCTTTCGTCTCAATCGATACGGCGATTACGACTTCGCCGAGCGGCCCGGCAAGAACCTCCACGGCTTCACGTACACCTACACGCGCGGCGAGGGCGCGGAAGAGATCGAGCTGGTCGGCTCGCTCTCCGAGGGCGAGGGGTTCACCGTCTTCTACTTCGATCCCGACGAGGGCCGCGTCGTCATCGAAAAGGACGCGTCAGGCCTCGTCCTGCGGCGGGGCGCGGAATGGAAGGCCTTCCGCCTCCACCTCGATGGGGGCCCCCAGGCGCGCGTCTTTTCCAATTACCTCGCGCGTCACCTCGCGGAGAACGGCCTGCCCCTGCCGTCGGCGCCGCCGCGCACGGGCTGGACGAGCTGGTATTACCATTACACGAACATCTCCGAGGCGATCGCCCTGAAGAACCTCGACGCCTTCGTGCGGCGCGGGGTGCCGATCGACGTCTTCCAGATCGACGACGGCTGGCAGGGGGCCGTGGGCGACTGGCTCGTCGTGAACGAGAAGTTTCCCGGCGGGATGCGGAGCCTCGTCGATCGCATCCACGCGGCCGGGCTGTCGGCAGGTCTATGGCTCGCGCCCTTCATCGCCGAGAAGAAATCGCGCCTCGTCGCCGAGCATCCCGAGTGGCTCCTGCGCGACGCGCGCGGGCGGCCTCTCCCCGCGGGAAACAGCGCCCTCTGGAGCGGCGACTTCCATGGCCTCGACATCGAGCACCCTGGCCTTCGCGATCACCTGAAGCGCGTCTTCGACACCGTGCTCGCGCAATGGGGCTTCGACCTCGTCAAGCTCGACTTCCTCTACGGCGCGTGCCTTCGCCCGCGGCCCGAACGGACGCGCGGCGAGGTCATGACGGAGGCGATGACGTTTCTGCGCGAGCTCTGCGGGGACAAGCAGATCCTCGGCTGCGGCGTGCCGCTCGGGCCCGCCTTCGGGCGGGTGGACCATTGCCGCATCGGCCCCGACGTGGCGCACGAATGGGGGAACACGATGACGCGCGGGACGAACCTGCGCGACGGGATCTCCACCATCGTTGCGCTGGAGAATGCGATCGGCCGTCGTCAGCTCGATGGGCTCGCTTTTCGCAACGATCCCGACGTCTTCCTCCTGCGGCCGCTATCTTTCGAGGGCGAGAAATTCGACCCCGCCCTCGCGCTCCAGGAGCTTCGCTACGGCAAGCGCCGGCCGCTCGATGCGCGGGAGCAGGGCACGCTCTTTCTCCTGAACCACGTCTTCGGCAGCCTCGTCTTCACCTCCGACGACCTCGACGAATACGACGCGCGCACGATGGCGCTCTATCTGTCCGCATTCCCCTCGCGGCCGAAGGAGGATCTCACGGTGCGCCTCGTCGGGCCCGGGCCCTCGTTCAACACGACGGGCGGCTTCTACGAGATCCGCTTCCGCATCGGCGCCCTGCGCTATCTCGTGCTCGCGAACCTCTCCGAGCTGCCCGCGCGCCGCTCGCTCGATGCGCCGGCCTTCTCGGTCGACGAGGCGCGCAAGGGCCGATTCCACGCGGCGGGCGAGGCGCTCATGCTGCCCGCGCACGCGTCGATTTGCCTGCTCGAGGAGCCGGGCGGGGAGATCGCGCTGGTGGGCTCCGAGGGGCACCTCTTTCCGGGCGCAGATATCGAGCGATTCGCGGTGGAGGGCGACGCAATCACGATCCAGCGCAGCGCAAAGGCGCGCGGCACGGGGAAGGTGCTCGTGCGACTCGGGTCAGGGAGGGAGGGAATCCGCGTGAACGGGACGTATGTCGTGGCGACGCGCCATGCCGGAAGGGAGGGCCTCGTCGTGCTCGACGGCGCGGCCCTTCCGGTCGCGAGCGCCTGA
- the pulA gene encoding pullulanase-type alpha-1,6-glucosidase, which translates to MRSLGLSRISLAAAICAVGGLSALATSCNDTDIPPPTTAPPSQDAGFLTVHYYRASENYAGNTLVPSFGSPESTPIEPTITDSFGAVFKVPLRTAANGVIFTVDASGTPDAGGQREVKLSDVSAREVWVFEESSRVFTIQPAIPADDSAIVYYRRPDAIYDGWGLHAWGDVADPPTWDSPIPKTGEDLYGAYYMVKLAPPAQSVNFIIHQGDMKDPGPDLTIQVPTHGRRVWVGSGDANLYTYPIAPPLIDAARAHWVTADTIAWDFAGDEALLLATKFALHHAKSGGIKGTDGVISGADGALQLFYDPAGLEPAIIERFPHLASYKALRLGGIDPTKAGQLLQGQLVVSAERAGARFATGVQIPGVLDEIYAYGGPLGVTWSNGTPTLSVWAPTAQNVALRLFADGQPATEGQLVPMTQTEPGVWSVAGEPGWKGRYYLYEVDVFAPSTGKVEKNLVSDPYSLSLSTNSARSQIVDLSAPELAPSGWDALAKPALTGPEDVSLYELHVRDFSIQDATVSAPNRGTFMAFTEKTSNGMKHLSGLASAGLTHVHLLPSFDITTVNENRAEHLSPPDLSGYAPDGEEPQAEIAKIKGKDGFNWGYDPYHYTVPEGSYATDPEGTARIVEFRRMVQSLNESGLRVVMDVVYNHTTYSGQDGRSVLDRIVPGYYYRLNAAGGVETSTCCQNTATEHRMMGRLMKDSLVTWARDYKVDGFRFDLMGHHMKSNMLEVRAALDALTPQKDGVDGSKIFLYGEGWDFGEVGSNARGENATQKNMAGTGIATFNDRMRDAVRGGGPFDAGEDLRRQGFASGLYLEPNALDQGTVEEQKDRLLQAMDLIRLGLTGNLKDYSFEDRTGTIVSGEQLDYNGAPAGYTLDPQEAITYVEAHDNQTLFDILQYKLPDATTMESRVRMQNLAVSLTALGQGVPFFHAGIDMLRSKSMDRDSYDSGDWFNRLDFTYASNNFGVGLPIAEVNEQNWSIMKPILADAARKPAESDILRAVSHMREVMEIRKSSPLFRLTTGDDVKARVRFYNTGKDQTPGLIVMVVSDEVAGAPDLDPGTDALVILFNAAPDTIEYTHADFTASVLALHPVQIASEDATVKLSTFAAGTFSVPGRTAAVFTGIGNFPMN; encoded by the coding sequence ATGCGTTCACTCGGGCTCTCTCGCATCTCGCTCGCAGCCGCGATCTGCGCCGTCGGCGGCCTTTCTGCGCTCGCCACGAGCTGCAACGACACCGACATTCCACCCCCCACCACGGCGCCCCCGTCCCAGGATGCCGGGTTCCTGACCGTTCATTATTATCGCGCGTCCGAGAATTACGCGGGCAATACGCTGGTCCCCTCGTTCGGCTCGCCCGAGAGCACCCCGATCGAGCCCACGATCACCGACTCCTTCGGGGCCGTGTTCAAGGTCCCGCTCCGAACGGCCGCCAATGGCGTGATTTTCACCGTCGACGCGAGCGGCACGCCGGACGCGGGCGGCCAGCGCGAGGTGAAGCTCTCGGATGTCAGCGCACGGGAGGTCTGGGTGTTCGAGGAGAGCTCCCGCGTCTTCACCATCCAGCCCGCCATTCCCGCCGATGATTCCGCCATCGTCTACTACCGCCGCCCCGACGCCATTTACGATGGCTGGGGTTTGCACGCCTGGGGCGACGTCGCCGATCCGCCCACCTGGGACAGTCCCATTCCGAAGACGGGCGAGGACCTTTATGGCGCCTATTACATGGTCAAGCTCGCGCCGCCCGCGCAGAGCGTCAACTTCATCATCCACCAGGGCGACATGAAGGACCCCGGGCCGGATTTGACCATCCAGGTTCCCACGCACGGCCGGCGCGTGTGGGTGGGGTCCGGCGACGCGAATCTCTACACGTATCCGATCGCCCCGCCGCTCATCGACGCCGCGCGCGCGCACTGGGTCACGGCCGATACGATCGCGTGGGATTTCGCCGGCGACGAAGCCTTGCTCCTCGCCACCAAGTTCGCGCTGCATCACGCGAAATCCGGCGGCATCAAGGGCACGGACGGGGTGATCTCGGGCGCGGACGGGGCCCTCCAGCTCTTCTACGACCCGGCGGGCCTCGAGCCCGCGATCATAGAGCGCTTTCCGCACCTCGCCTCGTACAAGGCGCTGCGGCTCGGGGGCATCGACCCGACCAAGGCGGGCCAATTGCTGCAGGGCCAGCTCGTGGTCTCCGCCGAGCGCGCGGGCGCGCGCTTCGCCACGGGGGTGCAAATCCCGGGCGTGCTCGACGAGATTTACGCGTACGGCGGCCCGCTCGGCGTCACCTGGAGCAATGGCACGCCCACGCTCTCGGTCTGGGCGCCCACGGCGCAGAACGTGGCATTGCGCCTCTTCGCCGACGGCCAACCCGCGACCGAAGGCCAGCTCGTCCCGATGACACAGACCGAGCCGGGCGTGTGGAGCGTGGCGGGCGAGCCGGGCTGGAAGGGGCGATATTATCTTTACGAGGTCGACGTCTTCGCCCCCTCCACGGGCAAGGTGGAGAAGAACCTCGTGAGCGATCCGTATTCGCTCAGCCTGTCGACCAACAGCGCGCGCAGCCAGATCGTCGACCTGTCCGCGCCCGAGCTCGCCCCGTCCGGGTGGGATGCCCTCGCCAAACCCGCGCTCACGGGCCCCGAGGACGTCTCGCTCTACGAGTTACACGTGCGCGATTTCAGCATCCAGGACGCTACCGTGAGCGCGCCGAACCGCGGCACGTTCATGGCCTTCACCGAGAAAACCTCGAACGGCATGAAGCACCTCTCGGGGCTCGCGTCGGCGGGGCTCACGCACGTGCACCTCTTGCCCTCGTTCGACATCACGACCGTGAACGAGAACCGCGCCGAGCACCTCTCGCCCCCGGATCTGTCGGGGTATGCGCCCGACGGGGAGGAGCCGCAGGCCGAGATCGCGAAGATCAAGGGCAAGGACGGCTTCAACTGGGGCTACGACCCCTACCATTACACCGTTCCCGAGGGCAGCTACGCCACCGATCCCGAGGGCACGGCGCGCATCGTCGAGTTCCGCCGCATGGTGCAGTCGCTCAACGAGAGCGGCCTGCGCGTGGTGATGGACGTGGTCTACAACCACACGACGTACAGCGGGCAGGACGGCCGCTCGGTGCTCGATCGGATCGTGCCGGGGTATTATTACCGGCTCAATGCGGCGGGCGGCGTGGAGACCAGCACCTGCTGCCAGAACACGGCGACCGAGCACCGCATGATGGGCAGGCTCATGAAGGATTCGCTCGTCACCTGGGCGCGCGACTACAAGGTCGACGGCTTCCGCTTCGATCTGATGGGCCACCACATGAAGTCGAACATGCTCGAGGTGCGGGCCGCCCTCGACGCGCTCACGCCGCAGAAAGACGGGGTCGACGGGTCGAAGATCTTCCTTTACGGCGAGGGCTGGGATTTCGGCGAGGTCGGGAGCAACGCGCGGGGCGAGAACGCGACGCAGAAGAACATGGCGGGCACCGGCATTGCCACCTTCAATGACCGCATGCGCGACGCGGTGCGCGGCGGCGGCCCCTTCGATGCGGGCGAGGACCTGCGGCGCCAGGGCTTCGCGAGCGGGCTCTACCTCGAGCCCAACGCGCTCGACCAGGGCACGGTCGAGGAGCAGAAGGACAGGCTCTTGCAGGCGATGGATCTCATCCGCCTGGGGCTCACCGGCAACCTGAAGGATTACTCTTTCGAGGACCGCACGGGCACGATCGTGAGCGGCGAGCAGCTCGATTACAACGGCGCGCCCGCGGGCTACACGCTGGACCCGCAGGAGGCCATCACGTACGTCGAGGCGCACGACAACCAGACGCTCTTCGACATCCTGCAATACAAGCTGCCGGATGCGACCACGATGGAGAGCCGTGTGCGCATGCAGAACCTCGCGGTCAGCCTCACGGCGCTCGGGCAGGGCGTGCCCTTCTTCCACGCGGGCATCGACATGCTGCGCTCGAAATCGATGGACCGCGACAGCTACGACTCCGGCGACTGGTTCAACAGGCTCGATTTCACCTACGCCTCGAACAATTTCGGCGTCGGGCTGCCGATTGCCGAGGTGAACGAGCAGAACTGGTCGATCATGAAGCCGATCCTCGCGGACGCGGCGCGCAAGCCGGCCGAGAGCGACATTCTGCGGGCCGTCTCGCACATGCGCGAGGTGATGGAGATCCGCAAGAGCTCGCCGCTCTTCCGCCTGACCACGGGCGACGACGTCAAGGCGCGCGTGCGCTTCTACAACACGGGCAAGGACCAGACGCCGGGGCTCATCGTGATGGTGGTGAGCGACGAGGTGGCGGGCGCGCCGGACCTCGATCCGGGCACCGACGCGCTGGTGATCCTGTTCAACGCCGCGCCGGACACGATCGAATACACGCACGCCGATTTCACGGCCTCCGTGCTCGCGCTGCACCCCGTGCAGATCGCCTCGGAGGACGCGACCGTCAAGCTGTCCACCTTCGCCGCCGGCACGTTCTCGGTGCCGGGGCGGACGGCGGCGGTGTTCACGGGAATCGGGAACTTTCCAATGAACTGA
- a CDS encoding isoaspartyl peptidase/L-asparaginase: MKKLASFLFFTAILLAGCGAEPPPPRAPEATDKARLPPPPYRPAAIAHAGAGSPPQNADGCRKAVDAALDVLEKGGDPVDAAVAGVVVLEDDPRFNAGTGSRVRIDGETVQMDAAIMRSDGRFAAVAAVERVKNPVIVARAVMDTPHLLLVGDGATRFARTLGLPDYDPATPEMRAKADGLKDALRRNDPSLPGPWRTFDWRKHWNFERSLEESGLGAQQKGPAERGADTVGVSVRASDGRFATALSTGGTAITLRGRVGDVPIYGAGLFASPHGASAATGTGERIIEAALAREVNGWLEAGATPAEAAARAVEVVQRKGGDIGIIVIGPAALAGAAGSPMAWAGRVSGESTYAGPSH; encoded by the coding sequence GTGAAAAAGCTCGCGTCCTTCCTGTTCTTCACGGCAATCCTGCTGGCGGGCTGCGGCGCCGAGCCGCCCCCGCCGCGCGCGCCCGAGGCGACCGACAAGGCGCGCTTGCCGCCTCCGCCCTACCGGCCGGCCGCCATTGCGCACGCGGGGGCCGGGTCGCCGCCGCAGAATGCGGACGGCTGCCGCAAGGCCGTGGATGCGGCCCTCGACGTGCTCGAGAAGGGCGGCGATCCGGTGGACGCGGCCGTGGCCGGCGTGGTGGTGCTCGAGGACGATCCTCGCTTCAATGCGGGGACGGGCTCGCGCGTCCGCATCGACGGCGAGACGGTGCAAATGGACGCGGCCATCATGCGCTCGGACGGGCGTTTCGCGGCCGTCGCGGCCGTCGAGCGCGTGAAGAATCCTGTGATCGTGGCGCGCGCGGTGATGGACACGCCGCACCTGTTGCTCGTCGGCGACGGGGCGACCCGCTTTGCGCGAACGCTGGGCCTGCCCGATTACGATCCCGCCACGCCCGAGATGCGCGCAAAGGCCGACGGCTTGAAGGACGCGCTCCGGCGCAACGATCCCTCGCTGCCCGGGCCGTGGAGGACGTTCGATTGGCGCAAGCACTGGAACTTCGAGCGCTCGCTCGAGGAATCGGGGCTCGGGGCGCAGCAGAAGGGGCCTGCGGAGCGCGGAGCCGACACGGTGGGCGTCTCGGTGCGCGCGTCCGATGGGCGATTCGCGACGGCGCTCTCGACGGGCGGCACGGCCATCACCTTGCGCGGGCGCGTGGGCGACGTGCCCATCTATGGCGCGGGCCTCTTCGCGAGCCCCCATGGCGCCTCGGCGGCCACGGGCACGGGCGAGCGCATCATCGAGGCGGCGCTCGCGCGCGAGGTGAATGGCTGGCTCGAAGCCGGCGCGACGCCCGCCGAGGCCGCCGCACGGGCCGTCGAGGTCGTGCAGCGAAAGGGCGGCGATATCGGGATCATCGTGATCGGCCCCGCGGCGCTGGCCGGCGCCGCGGGCAGCCCCATGGCATGGGCGGGGCGGGTTTCGGGAGAGTCGACCTACGCGGGACCTTCCCACTGA